The Micromonospora sp. NBC_00421 genome contains a region encoding:
- a CDS encoding RDD family protein yields the protein MTSTPAAAPVPPAADPAFTPPSLGRRFGALVIDWVLCLLVSNFFADPVRDGWAPVVVLVVEYGFFLGLFAQTPGMWITRLRCLDWSDGGRLGIPRALLRGLLLALVVPPLIMDEQRRGLHDRLTGAVIADAPRTTG from the coding sequence GTGACGAGTACGCCCGCTGCGGCACCGGTGCCGCCCGCCGCCGACCCCGCCTTCACCCCGCCGAGCCTCGGTCGACGGTTCGGGGCCCTGGTGATCGACTGGGTGCTCTGCCTGCTGGTGTCAAACTTCTTCGCCGACCCGGTCCGCGACGGCTGGGCCCCGGTGGTGGTGCTCGTCGTCGAGTACGGCTTCTTCCTCGGCCTCTTCGCCCAGACCCCCGGCATGTGGATCACCCGGCTGCGCTGCCTCGACTGGTCCGACGGCGGTCGGCTGGGGATACCCCGGGCGCTCCTGCGCGGCCTGCTGCTGGCCCTGGTCGTACCACCCCTGATCATGGATGAGCAGCGCCGTGGCCTGCACGACCGCCTCACCGGCGCGGTCATCGCCGACGCCCCCCGGACCACCGGCTGA
- a CDS encoding DUF4191 domain-containing protein → MAKPQEKVSFGQRLKQIGMVFKFTAKQDRWFAPLAAGAVLIPLALTVVAVILWGWLWLPIGILFALLAVLIVLNLRSNKAMMNAAEGQPGAAAQIMESMRGDWRVTPAVSSTTQMDMVHLVIGRPGVILLAEGNPQRVRGLLGQEKRRLAKVIGSAPLHDYVIGQGEGELPIRKLRMTLMRLPRTLNGKDVNSLDKRLKALTARPQMPKGAIPKNMRPPGRAFRQTRGR, encoded by the coding sequence ATGGCAAAGCCCCAGGAGAAGGTCTCGTTCGGCCAGCGGCTGAAGCAGATCGGGATGGTGTTCAAGTTCACCGCCAAGCAGGACAGGTGGTTCGCGCCACTGGCCGCCGGGGCGGTGCTGATCCCGCTCGCGCTCACCGTGGTCGCGGTGATCCTCTGGGGCTGGCTGTGGTTGCCGATCGGCATCCTGTTCGCCCTGCTCGCCGTGCTGATCGTGCTCAACCTGCGGTCCAACAAGGCGATGATGAACGCCGCCGAGGGGCAGCCCGGCGCGGCGGCGCAGATCATGGAGAGCATGCGTGGCGACTGGCGGGTCACTCCGGCGGTCAGCTCCACCACCCAGATGGACATGGTGCACCTGGTGATCGGCCGGCCCGGCGTGATCCTGCTCGCCGAGGGCAACCCGCAGCGGGTCCGGGGCCTGCTGGGCCAGGAGAAGCGCCGGCTGGCCAAGGTGATCGGCTCCGCGCCGCTGCACGACTACGTGATCGGCCAGGGCGAGGGTGAGCTGCCGATCCGCAAGCTGCGGATGACCCTGATGCGGCTGCCGCGCACCCTGAACGGCAAGGACGTCAACTCGCTCGACAAGCGGCTCAAGGCGCTCACCGCCCGCCCGCAGATGCCCAAGGGCGCGATCCCGAAGAACATGCGGCCCCCGGGCCGCGCGTTCCGCCAGACGCGGGGCCGCTGA
- a CDS encoding NAD(P)/FAD-dependent oxidoreductase → MAQPHTVVIGAGPAGLTAAYELTRRHAPVEVVEADDVVGGISRTVEREGWRFDIGGHRFFTKVSRVEAFWHELLSDDDFLLRPRMSRIHYQGRLFDYPLRAGNALKNLGVLEASRCVGSYLWARVRPPADQTHFEGWVSARFGARLYRMLFKTYTEKVWGIPATELQADWAAQRIRNLSLGAAIRGALLPKRGGNDVTSLIEEFRYPRLGPGMMWERCAELVVKAGGTVDLETAVRTVHRADDRAVAVTVDGPAGERRIAADHVVSSMPISALVRAMDPPAPAAVRDAADLLRYRDFLTVALVVPAEASFPDNWIYVHTPGVKVGRIQNFGAWSPEMVRDGGTCLGLEYFVNEGDELWSTPDPELVAFGTAELERLGLVSPGSVTTGYVVRMPKAYPVYDEGYGEAVEVIRRWLAEAVPNVHPVGRNGMHRYNNQDHSMLTAMLTAENILDGTDHDVWSVNVEEDYHEEGGTESTGSARSGTGESGTGRAAPVVPRPRTAPPAGDRSPTG, encoded by the coding sequence ATGGCGCAGCCGCACACGGTTGTTATCGGCGCCGGCCCGGCCGGCCTGACCGCCGCGTACGAGTTGACCCGTAGACACGCCCCGGTGGAGGTCGTCGAGGCCGACGACGTGGTCGGCGGGATCAGCCGCACCGTGGAGCGGGAGGGCTGGCGGTTCGACATCGGCGGGCACCGGTTCTTCACGAAGGTGTCCCGGGTCGAGGCGTTCTGGCACGAGTTGCTCTCCGACGACGACTTCCTGCTGCGCCCCCGGATGAGCCGGATCCACTACCAGGGACGGCTGTTCGACTATCCGCTGCGGGCCGGCAACGCCCTGAAGAACCTGGGGGTGCTGGAGGCGTCCCGGTGTGTCGGGTCGTACCTGTGGGCGCGGGTGCGTCCGCCGGCCGACCAGACCCACTTCGAGGGCTGGGTGTCGGCCCGGTTCGGGGCCCGGCTGTACCGGATGTTGTTCAAGACGTACACCGAGAAGGTGTGGGGCATTCCCGCGACGGAGCTGCAGGCGGACTGGGCGGCCCAGCGGATCCGCAACCTCTCCCTCGGTGCGGCGATCCGCGGTGCGCTGCTGCCCAAGCGGGGCGGCAACGACGTGACCAGCCTGATCGAGGAGTTCCGTTACCCCCGGCTCGGCCCGGGGATGATGTGGGAGCGCTGCGCCGAACTGGTGGTCAAGGCCGGCGGGACGGTCGATCTGGAGACTGCGGTACGCACCGTCCACCGTGCGGACGACCGGGCGGTCGCGGTGACCGTCGACGGCCCGGCCGGTGAGCGACGGATCGCCGCCGACCACGTGGTGTCCAGCATGCCGATCTCGGCCCTGGTCCGGGCGATGGACCCGCCCGCCCCGGCGGCGGTGCGCGACGCCGCCGACCTGCTGCGGTACCGGGACTTCCTGACCGTGGCGCTGGTGGTGCCCGCCGAGGCCAGCTTCCCCGACAACTGGATCTACGTACACACCCCGGGGGTGAAGGTCGGCCGGATCCAGAACTTCGGCGCCTGGTCGCCGGAGATGGTCCGTGACGGCGGCACCTGCCTCGGCCTGGAGTATTTCGTCAACGAGGGTGACGAGCTGTGGTCGACCCCCGACCCGGAGCTGGTCGCCTTCGGCACCGCCGAGCTGGAGCGGCTCGGCCTGGTCAGCCCCGGCTCGGTCACCACCGGGTACGTGGTGCGGATGCCGAAGGCCTACCCGGTCTACGACGAGGGCTACGGCGAGGCCGTCGAGGTGATCCGCCGCTGGCTGGCCGAGGCCGTACCGAACGTGCACCCGGTGGGTCGCAACGGCATGCACCGGTACAACAACCAGGACCACTCGATGCTCACCGCGATGCTGACGGCGGAGAACATCCTCGACGGCACCGACCACGACGTCTGGTCGGTCAACGTCGAGGAGGACTACCACGAGGAGGGCGGCACCGAGAGCACCGGCTCCGCTCGCAGCGGCACCGGTGAGAGCGGCACCGGTCGCGCCGCCCCGGTGGTGCCCCGCCCGCGCACCGCACCACCGGCCGGGGACCGCTCGCCCACCGGCTGA
- the lipA gene encoding lipoyl synthase produces MTPVARRASIAAVGRRLVFVTIEHSAPTSQQATRSATVAPEGRRMLRIEARNAETPIERKPPWIKVKAKMGPEYTELRGLVSREGLHTVCQEAGCPNIYECWEDREATFLIGGDQCTRRCDFCQIDTGKPAEFDADEPRRVAESVATMGLRYATITGVARDDLPDGGAWLYAETVRQIHALRSGCGVELLIPDFNAVPEQLAEVFGARPEVLAHNVETVPRIFKRIRPAFRYERSLDVIRQARADGLVTKSNLILGMGEERAEVSQALRDLHEAGCELITITQYLRPTPRHHPVTRWVKPEEFVELREEAEEIGFAGVMSGPLVRSSYRAGRLYQQALTARQDATVTVG; encoded by the coding sequence GTGACGCCGGTCGCCCGACGTGCATCGATCGCCGCCGTCGGGCGTAGGCTCGTTTTTGTGACGATCGAGCACTCCGCGCCGACCAGCCAGCAGGCAACGCGCTCCGCGACGGTCGCCCCCGAGGGGCGACGGATGCTGCGGATCGAGGCGCGCAACGCCGAGACGCCGATCGAGCGCAAACCGCCGTGGATCAAGGTCAAGGCCAAGATGGGGCCGGAGTACACCGAGCTGCGCGGGCTGGTCTCCCGCGAGGGACTGCACACCGTCTGCCAGGAGGCCGGCTGTCCCAACATCTACGAGTGCTGGGAGGACCGGGAGGCCACCTTCCTCATCGGCGGCGACCAGTGCACCAGGCGCTGTGACTTCTGCCAGATCGACACCGGCAAGCCAGCCGAGTTCGACGCCGACGAGCCCCGCCGGGTCGCCGAGTCGGTCGCCACGATGGGGCTGCGCTACGCCACCATCACCGGTGTGGCCCGCGACGACCTGCCCGACGGCGGCGCGTGGTTGTACGCCGAGACCGTCCGGCAGATCCACGCCCTGCGCTCCGGTTGCGGCGTCGAGCTGCTGATCCCCGACTTCAACGCCGTCCCCGAGCAACTCGCCGAGGTGTTCGGCGCCCGGCCGGAGGTGCTGGCGCACAACGTCGAGACGGTGCCCCGGATCTTCAAGCGGATCCGGCCGGCGTTCCGCTACGAGCGCTCCCTGGACGTGATCCGGCAGGCCCGCGCCGACGGCCTGGTCACCAAGAGCAACCTGATCCTGGGCATGGGCGAGGAACGGGCCGAGGTCTCCCAGGCGCTGCGCGACCTGCACGAGGCCGGCTGCGAGCTGATCACCATCACCCAGTACCTGCGCCCCACCCCCCGGCACCACCCGGTGACCCGCTGGGTCAAGCCGGAGGAGTTCGTCGAGCTGCGCGAGGAGGCCGAGGAGATCGGCTTCGCCGGGGTGATGAGCGGGCCGCTGGTGCGCTCGTCGTACCGCGCGGGGCGGCTCTACCAGCAGGCCCTGACGGCCCGTCAGGACGCCACGGTCACGGTCGGCTGA
- the aspS gene encoding aspartate--tRNA(Asn) ligase: protein MQRILSSHLPTRVGETVRIAGWVHRRRLLKSVAFLIVRDAAGLTQVVVTDPAVRAAVTALPEETVVEVVGTATANGTAPAGVELTHPTVRPLGPPAVPPPFDLYRPVLTATLPTQLDHASVALRHPTRSAALRISAAAVAGFRAALDARDFVEVHTPKVVATSTESGANVFTLDWFGRPAYLAQSPQFYKQLMVGVFERVYEVGPVFRAEPHDTVRHLAQYTSLDVELGFVVDHRDVMAVLRDTLAVMLAEVARRAGGAVATLGLPLPGVPVEIPAVHFTEALRIAAAPPDEPDLAPAHERRLGEWARTTHGSDFLFVTGYPMAKRPFYTHPDPARPAYSNGFDLLFRGVELVTGGQRLHRHEDYLSALAARGEPVGPYAGYVDAFRHGMPPHGGFAIGLERFVARLVGAANVREVTAFPRDLHRLIP, encoded by the coding sequence GTGCAACGCATCCTGTCCTCCCACCTGCCCACCCGTGTCGGCGAGACCGTGCGGATCGCCGGTTGGGTGCACCGCCGCCGGCTGTTGAAGTCGGTGGCCTTCCTGATCGTCCGGGACGCCGCCGGCCTGACCCAGGTCGTGGTCACCGACCCGGCCGTCCGGGCCGCCGTGACGGCCCTGCCCGAGGAGACGGTGGTCGAGGTGGTCGGCACGGCCACCGCGAACGGCACCGCGCCCGCCGGGGTCGAGCTGACCCACCCGACGGTACGACCACTCGGCCCACCCGCCGTGCCGCCCCCGTTCGACCTGTACCGGCCGGTGCTCACCGCGACCCTGCCCACCCAGCTCGACCATGCGTCGGTGGCGCTGCGTCACCCGACCCGCTCGGCGGCGCTGCGGATCTCGGCGGCGGCGGTGGCCGGCTTCCGGGCAGCCCTGGACGCCCGCGACTTCGTGGAGGTGCACACCCCCAAGGTGGTCGCCACGTCGACCGAGAGCGGGGCGAACGTCTTCACCCTGGACTGGTTCGGCCGGCCCGCCTACCTGGCCCAGTCGCCGCAGTTCTACAAGCAGCTGATGGTGGGGGTGTTCGAGCGGGTCTACGAGGTGGGGCCGGTGTTCCGGGCCGAACCGCACGACACCGTCCGGCACCTGGCGCAGTACACCTCGCTCGACGTCGAGTTGGGCTTCGTCGTCGACCACCGGGACGTGATGGCGGTGCTGCGGGACACCCTCGCCGTGATGCTCGCCGAGGTGGCCCGGCGGGCCGGTGGCGCGGTGGCGACCCTGGGCCTGCCCCTGCCCGGGGTGCCGGTCGAGATCCCGGCCGTGCACTTCACCGAGGCCCTGCGGATCGCCGCCGCACCCCCCGACGAACCGGACCTGGCTCCCGCCCACGAGCGGAGACTGGGGGAGTGGGCGCGCACCACACACGGCTCGGACTTCCTCTTCGTCACCGGGTACCCGATGGCGAAGAGGCCGTTCTACACCCATCCCGACCCGGCCCGCCCGGCGTACTCGAACGGTTTCGACCTGCTCTTTCGCGGTGTGGAGCTGGTGACCGGCGGGCAGCGGCTGCACCGCCACGAGGACTACCTGTCGGCGCTCGCGGCACGCGGCGAGCCGGTCGGGCCCTACGCCGGGTACGTCGACGCGTTCCGGCACGGGATGCCACCGCACGGTGGTTTCGCGATCGGTCTGGAGCGGTTCGTGGCCCGGCTGGTCGGTGCGGCCAACGTCCGGGAGGTGACCGCCTTCCCACGCGACCTGCACCGGCTGATCCCCTGA
- a CDS encoding VOC family protein: protein MRIDLVTLVVADYDPAIAFFTGILGFELVEDAPSLTNDGRPKRWVVVRPPGGQTGILLARADGERQEAAVGDQVAGRVGFFLQVDDFDAVHRRMVDAGVEFVKPPRTEPYGRVAVFRDIAGNRWDLLGTA, encoded by the coding sequence GTGCGGATCGACCTCGTCACCCTCGTCGTCGCCGACTACGACCCGGCCATCGCGTTCTTCACCGGGATCCTCGGCTTCGAGCTGGTCGAGGACGCGCCGTCGCTGACCAACGACGGCCGCCCGAAGCGGTGGGTGGTGGTCCGCCCGCCCGGTGGGCAGACCGGCATCCTGCTGGCCCGCGCCGACGGCGAGCGGCAGGAGGCGGCGGTCGGTGACCAGGTGGCCGGCCGGGTCGGCTTCTTCCTCCAGGTCGACGACTTCGACGCCGTCCACCGGCGGATGGTCGACGCCGGCGTGGAGTTCGTGAAGCCGCCGCGCACCGAACCGTACGGTCGGGTGGCGGTGTTCCGGGACATCGCCGGCAACCGCTGGGACCTTCTCGGCACGGCCTGA
- the lipB gene encoding lipoyl(octanoyl) transferase LipB: MSVTTSGVTAVRAGVVDYPAAWDEQRRLHAEVVAGERGDTVLLLEHPSVYTAGKRTEPWDRPMDGTPVVDVDRGGKITWHGPGQLVGYPIVRLPDPVDVVAYVRRTEQLLIDVCAEFGLTAGRVEGRSGVWVPDDDRGPARKVAAIGIRVARGVTQHGFAINCDCDLSYYDRIVPCGIADAGTTSLTAELGRPVPVADVLPVVERHLPTLLG; this comes from the coding sequence GTGAGCGTGACGACTTCCGGGGTGACCGCCGTCCGGGCCGGTGTGGTCGACTACCCGGCCGCATGGGACGAGCAGCGACGGCTGCACGCGGAGGTGGTGGCCGGCGAGCGTGGCGACACCGTGCTGCTGCTGGAGCACCCGAGCGTCTACACCGCCGGCAAGCGCACCGAGCCGTGGGACCGGCCGATGGACGGCACGCCGGTGGTCGACGTGGACCGGGGCGGCAAGATCACCTGGCACGGTCCGGGGCAGCTCGTCGGCTACCCGATCGTCCGGCTGCCCGACCCGGTGGACGTGGTCGCCTACGTCCGCCGCACCGAGCAACTGCTGATCGACGTCTGCGCCGAGTTCGGGCTGACCGCCGGCCGGGTCGAGGGGCGCAGCGGGGTCTGGGTGCCCGATGACGACCGGGGCCCGGCCCGCAAGGTGGCAGCCATCGGCATCCGGGTCGCCCGTGGCGTCACCCAGCACGGCTTCGCGATCAACTGTGACTGCGACCTGTCGTACTACGACCGGATCGTGCCCTGCGGTATCGCCGACGCCGGCACCACCTCGCTCACCGCCGAGCTGGGCCGCCCGGTCCCGGTGGCCGACGTCCTCCCCGTGGTGGAGCGGCACCTGCCCACCCTGCTCGGCTGA
- a CDS encoding DUF2079 domain-containing protein, with translation MPTSPTLAADQPPTAVPGTGRGRRADLIVVIVAVALAVWVTSGLWRDPNQRAITVNSSDQALFEWLLAFGGHAVTHGENPLFTHLLNVPDGVNLAVNTSITVYAVVFAPLTYLIGPPATFLVIITLNLAATALAWYWLLSRHLVGSRLAAGVGALFVAFSPGMVAHANAHLNWTAGWLVPLLVAAVFALRRPGRWWRGGLVLGVLVAVAFSIAAEGLFFTALAIAVFLGVWAVHPARRAQARAALPDFLRGLAVTALVAGVLLAYPLWLHFAGPQRFHGTGFDPVIHSEDIAAFGAYPGRSLAGAAGLDTSLAPNPTEENSFFGLPLLLLTVACFGLLWRRASPGRRATLTALGVTAVVFAVLSWGPLAQWNGRRTGQLLPFGVLDNLPVVNAALPSRLALVVAPVIGVLLAYTVDRLRARPPGRTAASMWAVGFAAALLPLLPTPLLTSVRPPVPEFVTAGTWRQYVSPGGVLTPIPLTLDVTPDGQRWQAYALAHRQGEFRLPAGFFLGPGGPDGRGRIGPPPRTFDTLMDQAGRTGLVPIVTEGSIRLSRADLRYWGVEAVVLPDEVHGAKYDLDEDALRRTATALLGEPRRVDDVWLWTFPAG, from the coding sequence GTGCCGACCTCCCCGACCCTGGCCGCCGACCAGCCACCCACCGCCGTGCCGGGCACCGGCCGGGGGCGACGGGCCGACCTGATCGTGGTGATCGTCGCGGTGGCGCTGGCGGTCTGGGTCACCAGCGGGCTGTGGCGCGACCCCAACCAGCGGGCGATCACCGTGAACTCCAGCGACCAGGCGCTCTTCGAGTGGCTGCTCGCCTTCGGCGGACACGCGGTCACCCACGGGGAGAACCCGCTCTTCACCCACCTGCTCAACGTGCCGGACGGGGTGAACCTCGCCGTCAACACCTCGATCACCGTGTACGCGGTGGTCTTCGCGCCGTTGACGTACCTGATCGGACCGCCGGCGACGTTCCTGGTGATCATCACCCTCAACCTGGCCGCCACCGCGCTGGCCTGGTACTGGCTGCTCTCCCGGCACCTGGTCGGCAGCCGGCTCGCGGCGGGCGTCGGGGCGCTGTTCGTCGCCTTCTCCCCCGGCATGGTCGCGCACGCCAACGCCCATTTGAACTGGACCGCCGGCTGGCTCGTGCCGCTGCTGGTGGCGGCGGTGTTCGCACTACGCCGACCCGGGCGCTGGTGGCGGGGCGGGCTGGTGCTCGGTGTGCTGGTCGCGGTGGCCTTCTCGATCGCCGCCGAGGGGCTGTTCTTCACCGCCCTGGCGATCGCCGTCTTCCTCGGCGTCTGGGCGGTGCACCCGGCCCGCCGGGCGCAGGCCCGCGCCGCGCTGCCGGACTTCCTGCGCGGGCTGGCGGTGACCGCGCTGGTCGCCGGGGTGCTGCTGGCGTACCCGCTGTGGCTGCACTTCGCCGGGCCGCAGCGTTTCCACGGCACCGGCTTCGACCCGGTCATCCATTCGGAGGACATCGCCGCGTTCGGGGCGTACCCGGGCCGGTCGCTGGCCGGGGCCGCCGGGCTGGACACCTCGCTGGCGCCCAACCCGACCGAGGAGAACAGCTTCTTCGGGCTGCCGCTGCTGCTGCTCACCGTGGCCTGCTTCGGACTGCTGTGGCGACGGGCCAGTCCCGGCCGGCGGGCCACGCTGACCGCGCTCGGGGTCACCGCGGTGGTCTTCGCGGTGCTCTCCTGGGGGCCGCTGGCGCAGTGGAACGGGCGACGTACCGGGCAACTGCTGCCCTTCGGGGTGCTGGACAACCTGCCGGTGGTCAACGCCGCCCTGCCGTCCCGGCTGGCCCTGGTCGTCGCCCCGGTGATCGGGGTGCTGCTGGCGTACACCGTGGACCGGTTGCGGGCGAGGCCGCCGGGCCGGACGGCGGCCTCGATGTGGGCTGTGGGTTTCGCGGCGGCGTTGCTGCCGCTGCTGCCCACCCCGCTGCTGACCAGCGTCCGCCCGCCGGTGCCGGAGTTCGTCACCGCCGGCACCTGGCGGCAGTACGTCTCACCCGGCGGGGTGCTCACCCCGATCCCGCTGACCCTCGACGTCACCCCCGACGGCCAGCGCTGGCAGGCGTACGCGCTGGCGCACCGGCAGGGTGAGTTCCGGCTGCCCGCCGGCTTCTTCCTCGGCCCCGGCGGCCCGGACGGGCGGGGTCGGATCGGCCCGCCGCCGCGCACCTTCGACACCCTGATGGACCAGGCCGGCCGGACCGGGCTGGTGCCGATCGTCACCGAGGGCAGCATCCGCCTCTCCCGGGCCGACCTCCGCTACTGGGGGGTCGAGGCGGTCGTGCTCCCGGACGAGGTGCACGGGGCCAAGTACGACCTCGACGAGGACGCCCTGCGCCGCACCGCCACCGCGCTGCTCGGCGAGCCACGCCGGGTGGACGACGTCTGGCTCTGGACCTTCCCCGCCGGCTGA
- a CDS encoding extracellular catalytic domain type 1 short-chain-length polyhydroxyalkanoate depolymerase: MRRRSSPLTRLAGAFAATVLAATALVTAAAPAQAATLTQVTGFGSNPGNLAMYAYRPDGLPAGAPAVVLLHGCTQNAAGYVADSGWQKYADLWKFALIVPQQSTANQALTCFNWFTEGDVTRGQGEALSIRQMVSHATSTYGLDGSRVFVSGLSAGGAMSAVMLATYPEVFAAGSVIAGLPYRCSPPASTSVCQYSGVDRTPAAWGDLVRAAYSGYTGRRPRVAIWHGTSDSTVVPANAVESRDQWTDVLGVSQTPTSTSSLPAGTSLEVYGDDAVRLYRVAGMGHGTPVDPGAGTDQCGTATSYFLDTICSTYRDARFFGLDGGTTPTPSPTLTTPPTASPTSTATPAPTCVTASNYAHVVAGRAYQSGGYAYALGSNQRMGLYNTFYTSTLKQTAPANWVVGC, from the coding sequence ATGCGTCGCCGTTCCTCCCCGCTCACCCGGCTCGCCGGAGCGTTCGCCGCGACCGTGCTCGCCGCGACCGCCCTGGTCACCGCGGCGGCACCCGCCCAGGCCGCGACCCTGACCCAGGTCACCGGCTTCGGCAGCAACCCGGGCAACCTGGCCATGTACGCGTACCGCCCGGACGGCCTGCCGGCCGGCGCGCCGGCCGTGGTGCTGCTGCACGGCTGCACCCAGAACGCCGCCGGCTACGTCGCCGACTCCGGCTGGCAGAAGTACGCCGACCTGTGGAAGTTCGCCCTGATCGTGCCCCAGCAGTCCACCGCCAACCAGGCCCTGACCTGCTTCAACTGGTTCACCGAGGGGGACGTCACCCGAGGGCAGGGCGAGGCCCTGTCGATCCGCCAGATGGTCTCCCACGCCACCTCGACCTACGGGCTCGACGGCAGTCGGGTCTTCGTCAGCGGGCTGTCGGCCGGCGGGGCGATGAGCGCGGTCATGCTCGCCACCTACCCCGAGGTGTTCGCCGCCGGCTCGGTGATCGCCGGACTGCCGTACCGCTGCTCGCCGCCGGCGTCGACGAGCGTCTGCCAGTACAGCGGGGTGGACCGGACCCCGGCGGCCTGGGGTGACCTGGTCCGGGCCGCCTACTCCGGCTACACCGGCCGGCGGCCCCGGGTGGCGATCTGGCACGGCACCTCGGACAGCACCGTCGTGCCGGCCAACGCCGTCGAGTCACGCGACCAGTGGACCGACGTGCTCGGCGTGTCGCAGACCCCGACCAGCACCTCGTCGCTGCCCGCCGGCACCAGCCTGGAGGTGTACGGCGACGACGCCGTCCGGCTGTACCGGGTCGCCGGGATGGGCCACGGCACCCCGGTCGACCCGGGAGCCGGCACCGACCAGTGCGGCACCGCGACCTCGTACTTCCTGGACACCATCTGCTCGACGTACCGTGACGCCCGGTTCTTCGGCCTCGACGGCGGCACCACCCCCACGCCGAGCCCCACCCTGACCACCCCGCCCACCGCGAGCCCGACCTCCACCGCGACGCCCGCGCCCACCTGTGTCACCGCCAGCAACTACGCCCACGTGGTCGCCGGCCGCGCCTACCAGTCCGGTGGCTACGCCTACGCCCTGGGCAGCAACCAGCGGATGGGCCTCTACAACACCTTCTACACCAGCACCCTGAAGCAGACCGCCCCCGCCAACTGGGTGGTCGGCTGCTGA
- a CDS encoding TIGR01777 family oxidoreductase, which produces MRILMAGASGFLGTRLVDRLTGDGHQVTRLVRRPPRTPDERRWDPAAGQLDPAVVAGADTVVNLAGAGVGDKRWTDDYRRVIRSSRVDSTTTLAVTIAGLPAADRPGVLLNSSAVGWYGDTGDRVVEEDAPAGEGFLADVCRVWEAATRPAEDAGVRVVRLRTGLPLHRDGGLLKPQLLPFKLGIAGRLGSGRQWLPWISLRDWLDATVFLLTAGEVAGPVNVVGPNPVTNAEFTRELARQLHRPAIVPIPALALKVALGGFAQEALTSTRVLPAVLTRTGFGWTLPALPAALHAALTD; this is translated from the coding sequence ATGCGGATCCTGATGGCCGGTGCGTCCGGCTTCCTCGGCACCCGGTTGGTCGACCGCCTCACCGGCGACGGGCACCAGGTCACCCGGCTGGTCCGGCGGCCGCCGCGCACCCCCGACGAACGGCGGTGGGACCCGGCCGCCGGGCAGCTCGACCCGGCCGTGGTGGCCGGGGCCGACACGGTGGTCAACCTGGCCGGGGCCGGGGTCGGCGACAAGCGGTGGACCGACGACTACCGCAGGGTGATCCGGTCCAGCCGGGTGGACAGCACCACCACGCTGGCCGTCACCATCGCCGGGTTGCCGGCGGCCGACCGGCCCGGGGTGCTGCTGAACTCCTCGGCGGTCGGTTGGTACGGCGACACCGGCGACCGGGTGGTCGAGGAGGACGCCCCGGCGGGTGAGGGGTTCCTCGCCGACGTGTGCCGGGTCTGGGAGGCGGCGACCCGCCCCGCCGAGGACGCCGGGGTACGGGTGGTGCGGCTGCGGACCGGTCTGCCGCTGCACCGCGACGGCGGGTTGCTCAAACCGCAGTTGCTGCCGTTCAAGCTGGGCATCGCCGGCAGACTGGGCAGCGGGCGGCAGTGGCTACCGTGGATCTCGCTGCGGGACTGGCTGGACGCCACGGTGTTCCTGCTGACCGCCGGGGAGGTCGCCGGCCCGGTCAACGTCGTCGGCCCGAACCCGGTCACCAACGCCGAGTTCACCCGGGAACTGGCCCGCCAGCTGCACCGCCCGGCGATCGTCCCGATCCCGGCGCTCGCCCTGAAGGTCGCCCTGGGCGGCTTCGCCCAGGAGGCCCTGACCAGCACCCGGGTCCTCCCCGCCGTGCTCACCCGGACCGGCTTCGGGTGGACCCTCCCGGCGCTCCCCGCCGCCCTGCACGCCGCCCTCACCGACTGA